One genomic window of Ziziphus jujuba cultivar Dongzao chromosome 4, ASM3175591v1 includes the following:
- the LOC132803600 gene encoding uncharacterized protein LOC132803600, translated as QVRDNRHPACKAKDKTKGTQKIRSCDVVSNHRLVTWPGRQGLNFSGYSASAILDRLEDNDNDGHDRDVDGYDGSCGNDDLDHVVVGFHIAINNGDDNENGNNVDDDENGNNVGDVMDQAEGDEDWCLVGEM; from the coding sequence caagtccgtgacaataGGCACCCCGCTTGCAAGGCCAAGGACAAGACCAAAGGGACCCAAAAGATCAGATCGTGCGATGTCGTTTCAAATCATAGGTTGGTCACTTGGCCTGGCCGGCAGGGTTTGAATTTCTCTGGCTACTCTGCTTCGGCTATTTTGGATCGGCTAgaggataatgataatgatggtCATGACAGAGATGTGGATGGGTATGATGGTTCATGTGGTAATGATGATTTGGATCATGTGGTGGTGGGATTTCACATTGCGATAAATAATGGTGATGACAATGAAAATGGTAATAATGTTGATGACGATGAAAATGGTAATAATGTTGGTGATGTGATGGACCAAGCAGAAGGAGATGAGGATTGGTGTCTAGTGGGGGAAATGTGA
- the LOC107415210 gene encoding uncharacterized protein LOC107415210, translating into MKREGRQHGMVRTHRILPSRLNPRPATRFVNEFDLPPTAGLFTKVSSKPTNHSKFTGKCCKARCNGCHMHPVCKAKDKTKGTQKLRSCDVVSNHRLVTWRVVEGRQGLNFSGYSASGILDQLEDDDDGDRDVDEHDGSCAGGDFDHVVMGFQPIKAEIVIHNSDHDDDENGNHGGDDVDDDAISYCNVGFVMDEAEGDEDWCLVGEM; encoded by the coding sequence ATGAAGAGAGAGGGTCGCCAACATGGGATGGTTCGGACCCATCGCATCCTACCATCCCGATTGAATCCCAGACCCGCTACCAGATTTGTCAACGAGTTCGACTTACCCCCAACAGCCGGATTGTTCACCAAAGTCTCATCCAAGCCCACCAACCACTCCAAGTTCACCGGAAAGTGTTGCAAGGCTCGCTGCAACGGCTGCCATATGCACCCGGTTTGCAAGGCCAAGGACAAGACCAAAGGGACCCAGAAGCTCAGATCTTGTGACGTCGTTTCCAATCATAGGTTGGTCACTTGGAGGGTCGTGGAGGGTCGGCAGGGGTTGAATTTTTCTGGCTACTCTGCTTCGGGTATTCTGGATCAGCtggaggatgatgatgatggtgatagAGATGTGGATGAGCATGATGGTTCATGTGCTGGTGGTGATTTTGATCATGTGGTGATGGGATTTCAGCCGATCAAAGCAGAGATTGTGATACATAATAGTGATCATGATGATGACGAAAATGGTAATCATGGTGGtgatgatgttgatgatgatgcaaTAAGCTATTGTAATGTGGGTTTTGTGATGGACGAAGCAGAAGGAGATGAGGATTGGTGTCTGGTGGGGGAAATGTGA
- the LOC125419951 gene encoding uncharacterized protein LOC125419951 — MKREGRQHGMVRTYRILPSPLNPRPGTRFVNQLDTPPTAGLFTKVSSKPTNHSKFTGKCGKAHCTGCHMHSACKAKDKTKGTQKIRSCDVISNHRLVTWRGRQGLNFSGYSASGLLDQLSSNCVADDDDDYDGYDRYVDEYVG; from the coding sequence ATGAAGAGAGAGGGTCGCCAACATGGGATGGTTCGAACCTACCGGATCCTACCATCTCCATTGAACCCCAGACCCGGTACCAGATTTGTCAATCAGTTGGACACACCCCCAACAGCCGGATTGTTCACCAAAGTCTCATCTAAGCCTACCAACCACTCCAAGTTCACCGGAAAGTGTGGCAAGGCTCACTGCACCGGCTGTCATATGCACTCGGCTTGCAAGGCCAAGGACAAGACAAAAGGGACCCAAAAGATCAGATCTTGCGACGTCATTTCAAATCATAGGTTGGTCACTTGGCGGGGCCGGCAGGGGTTGAATTTCTCTGGCTACTCTGCTTCGGGTCTTTTGGATCAGCTGTCTAGTAATTGTGtggctgatgatgatgatgactaTGATGGTTATGATAGATATGTGGATGAGTATGTTGGTTAA